One stretch of Bosea vaviloviae DNA includes these proteins:
- the flgK gene encoding flagellar hook-associated protein FlgK, which translates to MGLSTSLNTAVAGLNATQIGIGVVSQNVANAGTAGYVRRQVSTTDTLGGNTVSTSSTAVQRLLDVIVQRQLWQETSGAAYSSTRSDALSNLDQLFGAPGSTTALDSIYSKFTSSLQALQNDPSSYSLRTGVLDAATQLANQLNTLSDGVQTLRSQAEAGIADGVTKVNALLNSLTSVNASIVGKPNDGATADLKDQRDRIVAELSQYIDVKTSEDARGSLSISTSSGTQLFDGRPSVTFSVDEHPMLSAGSQWSTDPTKRGVGTITMSDTSGNGRDAIANGTFRSGAIAANIELRDKTLVKAQAQLDEIAAQMSSALSDREVKGTAATAGAATGFDVDLTGLQAGNSVTLDYQVTPGGTTQRFTFVRVDSAASLPLPASAGGDANNRVVGIDFSGGTASVAAQIQAAVGTNFTVSGAGSTLTILDDGAAGTRDVLGVTARPTNSVLSSAGGAAELPFFVDGGRGNAVYTGSYDNGSQLVGYAGRIIVNPALITDRSKLVTYDTTTAAGDATRPKLMLERLTQSQRAFTNATGLDGSTATTSQSITSFVQRVVSSTGQAADTAKRLDQGQQVALASVQSRFQATSQVNVDQEMSTLIELQTAYAANARIISTIKEMMDVLLRV; encoded by the coding sequence ATGGGCCTCAGCACTTCCCTGAACACCGCGGTTGCCGGCCTCAACGCCACGCAGATTGGCATCGGCGTCGTTTCGCAGAACGTCGCCAATGCCGGCACGGCGGGTTATGTCCGACGTCAGGTCTCGACCACGGACACGCTGGGCGGCAACACCGTCAGCACCAGCAGCACCGCGGTCCAGCGCCTGCTCGATGTGATCGTCCAGCGTCAGCTCTGGCAGGAGACCTCCGGCGCCGCCTACAGCTCGACGCGCTCCGATGCGCTGTCGAACCTCGACCAGCTCTTCGGAGCGCCAGGCAGCACGACAGCGCTGGATTCGATCTACAGCAAATTCACCAGCTCGCTGCAGGCCCTGCAGAACGATCCGTCGTCCTACAGCCTGCGCACCGGCGTTCTCGACGCAGCCACCCAGCTCGCCAACCAATTGAACACGCTCTCGGACGGCGTGCAGACTCTGCGCTCGCAGGCCGAGGCCGGGATCGCAGACGGCGTCACCAAGGTCAACGCGCTGCTGAACTCGCTGACCTCGGTCAACGCCAGCATCGTCGGCAAGCCGAATGACGGCGCCACGGCCGATCTCAAGGACCAGCGCGACCGGATCGTCGCGGAGCTTTCGCAATATATCGACGTCAAGACCAGCGAGGACGCGCGAGGCTCGCTGAGCATCTCGACCAGTTCGGGCACGCAGCTTTTCGATGGCCGCCCGTCGGTGACCTTCTCCGTCGACGAGCACCCGATGCTGAGCGCGGGATCGCAGTGGAGCACGGACCCGACGAAGCGCGGCGTCGGCACCATCACGATGAGCGACACCTCCGGCAATGGCCGGGACGCGATCGCCAACGGCACGTTCCGCTCCGGCGCGATCGCGGCCAATATCGAGTTGCGCGACAAGACGCTGGTCAAGGCCCAGGCGCAGCTCGACGAGATCGCGGCGCAGATGTCGAGCGCGCTGTCGGACCGCGAGGTCAAGGGCACGGCCGCGACCGCCGGCGCCGCGACCGGCTTCGATGTCGATCTCACCGGCTTGCAGGCCGGCAACTCGGTCACGCTCGACTATCAGGTCACGCCGGGCGGGACGACCCAGCGCTTCACCTTCGTGCGGGTCGACTCGGCCGCGTCGCTGCCCCTGCCGGCCTCCGCTGGCGGGGACGCCAATAACCGCGTCGTCGGCATCGATTTCTCCGGCGGCACCGCCTCCGTCGCAGCGCAGATCCAGGCCGCCGTCGGCACGAATTTCACGGTTTCGGGCGCGGGCTCGACGCTCACCATCCTCGATGACGGTGCTGCCGGCACGCGCGACGTCCTCGGAGTGACCGCGCGGCCGACCAATTCGGTGCTGTCCTCGGCGGGAGGTGCGGCGGAGCTGCCCTTCTTCGTCGATGGCGGGCGCGGCAACGCCGTTTATACGGGCTCCTATGACAATGGCTCCCAGCTCGTCGGCTATGCTGGCCGGATCATCGTCAATCCCGCGCTCATTACCGACCGGTCCAAGCTCGTCACCTACGACACCACGACCGCGGCGGGCGACGCGACGCGGCCCAAGCTCATGCTGGAGCGGCTGACGCAGAGCCAGCGCGCCTTCACCAATGCGACCGGCCTCGACGGCTCGACCGCGACCACCAGCCAGAGCATCACCTCCTTCGTCCAGCGCGTGGTCAGCTCCACGGGCCAGGCGGCGGACACGGCCAAGCGCCTCGACCAGGGGCAGCAGGTGGCGCTGGCATCTGTGCAGAGCCGCTTCCAGGCGACCTCCCAGGTCAATGTCGACCAGGAGATGTCGACGCTGATCGAGCTCCAGACCGCTTACGCCGCTAATGCGCGCATCATCTCGACCATCAAGGAGATGATGGACGTTCTGCTGAGAGTGTAA
- the flaF gene encoding flagellar biosynthesis regulator FlaF, with protein sequence MQHGFNAYASAAKTAQAAASPRELEASLLIKAALRLQSVADDWTERAGDLDEALHYNRKLWTLLVSAVIAEDNPLPVGIKQNILGLANFIFNQTFRIAAQPAPEALGVLVNINRDIAAGLRGR encoded by the coding sequence ATGCAACACGGGTTTAACGCGTACGCCTCCGCCGCCAAGACAGCTCAAGCTGCTGCCTCCCCTCGCGAACTCGAAGCCTCCCTGCTGATCAAAGCCGCCCTGCGTCTCCAGTCGGTCGCCGATGACTGGACCGAGCGCGCGGGCGATCTCGACGAAGCGCTGCATTACAATCGCAAGCTCTGGACCCTGCTGGTCTCGGCCGTGATCGCGGAAGACAATCCGCTGCCCGTCGGCATCAAGCAGAACATCCTCGGCCTGGCGAATTTCATCTTCAACCAGACCTTCCGCATTGCCGCCCAGCCCGCGCCCGAGGCGCTCGGCGTGCTGGTCAACATCAATCGCGACATCGCCGCGGGCCTACGCGGCCGCTGA
- a CDS encoding flagellin produces the protein MTITSYGTGAYRSAKPNEFVATRGQFDDLQRQLTTQKRSETHGDLGIARGTSLDLNSKISSIDSWLSGIQLANVNLNLSTQAVENFATMTSETRNDMRSNSYVASASGRSAPQVLAEEKFKQTLDLLNSNVNGRYLFSGRTSDVQPTVSYSEMMDGDGAGRAGLKQLVSERKAADLGTAGLGRLTAAGAGTTATIAEEIPAQPYGFKLAGASTDSAALVPTYTAGPPADISVNVASQPVAGESLHIKLNLPDGTQQDVVLTARATGTTGNASESFEIGVDANATAANLRASISAALGTQAATTLSAASTMVAAKNFFDGSLTNPPLRVPGPPFNTATGAPAPGTAANTVIWYQGDDGTDPARSTATVQVDKNQVVGTGARANEEAFRVGLAQFAALAIETFPATDTNSQARYEALTERVSDKLGFGGSVQKPAEIITEFGSAQTALAAAKDRNESTKNYLTTAVQGVENVTTEEVATQILALQNQLQASYQVTSILSKLSLTNYL, from the coding sequence ATGACCATCACCTCATATGGCACAGGCGCCTATCGCTCGGCCAAGCCGAACGAATTCGTCGCGACCCGCGGGCAGTTCGACGATCTGCAGCGCCAGCTCACGACGCAGAAGCGCAGCGAGACCCATGGCGATCTCGGCATCGCGCGCGGCACCAGCCTCGATCTCAACTCGAAGATCTCGTCGATCGATTCCTGGCTCTCCGGCATCCAGCTCGCCAACGTCAATCTCAACCTCTCGACGCAGGCGGTCGAGAATTTCGCGACGATGACGAGCGAGACCCGGAACGACATGCGCTCGAACAGCTATGTCGCCAGCGCCAGCGGCCGCTCGGCGCCGCAGGTCCTCGCCGAGGAAAAGTTCAAGCAGACGCTGGATCTGCTCAACAGCAATGTGAACGGGCGCTATCTGTTCTCGGGCCGGACCTCGGACGTTCAGCCGACGGTGAGCTATTCCGAGATGATGGATGGCGACGGGGCAGGGCGCGCCGGGCTGAAGCAACTGGTCTCGGAGCGCAAGGCGGCCGATCTCGGAACTGCCGGCCTCGGACGCCTGACCGCGGCAGGTGCGGGAACGACGGCGACGATCGCCGAGGAGATTCCGGCCCAGCCCTATGGCTTCAAACTGGCGGGGGCTTCGACGGATTCGGCTGCGCTGGTGCCGACTTATACGGCCGGCCCGCCGGCCGATATCTCAGTCAACGTCGCTAGCCAGCCTGTTGCGGGCGAGAGCCTGCATATCAAGCTCAACCTGCCCGACGGCACGCAGCAGGATGTGGTTCTGACGGCGCGAGCTACGGGAACGACCGGCAATGCCAGCGAGAGCTTCGAGATCGGCGTTGACGCCAATGCAACCGCGGCCAATCTGCGCGCTTCGATCAGCGCCGCACTGGGCACGCAAGCTGCAACGACGCTGTCGGCGGCCTCGACGATGGTCGCGGCCAAGAACTTCTTCGATGGCAGCCTGACCAACCCACCATTGCGCGTGCCGGGCCCGCCCTTCAACACCGCGACCGGGGCCCCGGCGCCCGGGACCGCGGCGAACACCGTGATCTGGTATCAGGGCGATGACGGCACCGATCCCGCCCGCAGCACCGCGACGGTGCAGGTCGACAAGAACCAGGTCGTGGGCACCGGTGCGCGCGCCAATGAGGAGGCCTTCCGGGTCGGCCTTGCCCAGTTCGCGGCGCTCGCGATCGAGACTTTTCCCGCCACTGACACCAATTCGCAGGCGCGCTATGAGGCGCTGACCGAGCGGGTCAGCGATAAGCTCGGTTTTGGTGGCAGCGTGCAGAAGCCGGCCGAGATCATCACCGAGTTCGGCTCGGCGCAGACCGCCCTGGCGGCGGCGAAGGATCGCAACGAGAGCACGAAGAATTACCTGACGACGGCGGTTCAGGGCGTCGAGAACGTCACCACCGAAGAGGTCGCCACGCAGATCCTGGCGCTGCAGAACCAGTTGCAGGCGAGCTACCAGGTGACCTCGATCCTGTCGAAGCTCTCGCTGACGAACTACCTCTGA
- a CDS encoding flagellin — protein MAGPILSSGVRNNLLTLQQTTAQQNVIQNRLATGKKVNSAIDNPVNYFTSMSLNDRSSQLTGLLDGISNGIQTIQSASKGIDGITKLVQSLQSTVKQAQADAAQNRPTKAGTALANAAEAAVTSKSLKDIALDKKIVDATGGTAATADGATATSSGDLGIAAGAFGNRLAISVKAGSTTYTASFDGANTTVRDVVNEINKSGIATAFVDEKGQLNVKGSGSDDVEFGIGNAAPASAAAADITAANAAAVTAAGTGGSNTAIGFLAADATAVGAIKGQTITSAVRSNLIQQFNDLRTQIDQLAKDSSFNGINLLQGDRLSIVFNEKTGTNQTKLDIQGSTLTADNLGISQAVNTQLAGFFNFQNDSDLDKATAALTSSLTSLKSLSSTLGSNLSVAQTRQDFTKELSNVLTTGADNLVSADSNAEGASLLALNTRQQLSQTALSLANQADQGVLRLFQ, from the coding sequence ATGGCCGGACCAATTCTTTCGAGCGGCGTTCGCAACAACCTGCTGACCTTGCAGCAGACCACCGCCCAGCAGAACGTCATCCAGAACCGCCTTGCCACCGGCAAGAAGGTCAACTCCGCGATCGACAATCCGGTCAACTATTTCACCTCGATGTCCCTGAACGATCGGTCGAGCCAGCTCACCGGCCTGCTCGACGGCATCTCGAACGGCATCCAGACCATTCAGTCCGCCTCCAAGGGCATCGACGGCATCACCAAGCTGGTGCAATCGCTCCAGTCGACGGTGAAGCAGGCTCAGGCCGACGCCGCGCAGAACCGCCCGACCAAGGCCGGCACGGCTCTCGCCAACGCCGCCGAAGCCGCCGTGACCAGCAAGAGCCTGAAGGACATCGCCCTCGACAAGAAGATCGTCGATGCGACCGGCGGCACTGCCGCCACAGCAGACGGAGCGACCGCGACCAGCTCGGGCGATCTGGGTATCGCAGCCGGCGCCTTCGGCAACCGGCTCGCCATCTCGGTCAAGGCCGGCTCGACGACCTACACCGCTTCGTTCGACGGCGCCAACACGACTGTTCGCGACGTCGTCAACGAGATCAACAAGTCGGGCATCGCCACCGCCTTCGTCGATGAAAAAGGTCAGCTCAACGTCAAGGGCAGCGGCTCCGACGATGTCGAGTTCGGCATTGGCAATGCGGCTCCCGCGAGCGCCGCTGCTGCCGACATTACGGCCGCGAACGCCGCAGCCGTGACTGCGGCCGGCACCGGCGGAAGCAACACCGCGATCGGCTTCCTTGCAGCCGACGCCACCGCTGTCGGCGCGATCAAGGGCCAGACCATCACGTCGGCCGTCCGCTCCAACCTCATCCAGCAGTTCAACGACCTGCGGACGCAGATCGACCAGCTCGCCAAGGATTCGAGCTTCAACGGCATCAACCTGCTGCAGGGCGACCGCCTCTCGATCGTCTTCAACGAGAAGACCGGCACCAACCAGACCAAGCTCGACATCCAGGGCTCGACCCTGACCGCCGACAATCTCGGCATCTCGCAGGCGGTCAACACACAGCTCGCCGGCTTCTTCAACTTCCAGAACGACTCTGATCTCGACAAGGCCACCGCGGCACTGACGAGTTCGCTGACCTCGCTGAAGTCACTCTCCTCGACGCTCGGCTCGAACCTCTCGGTCGCGCAGACCCGGCAGGACTTCACCAAGGAACTCTCCAACGTCCTGACGACCGGCGCCGACAACCTGGTATCGGCCGACTCGAACGCGGAAGGCGCCAGCCTGCTCGCGCTCAATACGCGCCAGCAGCTCTCGCAGACGGCGCTGTCGCTCGCCAACCAGGCCGACCAGGGCGTGCTGCGGCTCTTCCAGTAA
- a CDS encoding flagellar hook protein FlgE — protein MGVFSALTTAVSGLQAQSYALENISGNIANSRTAGFKRVDTTFSDLIPDSALNRQIAGSVAAYSQATTTIQGDLSATKIDTNAAINGDGFFVVDQRQSGLGTNTTFTNANLYTRRGDFDFDANGYLVNGAGYFLKGQKIDTVTGQVVGSQPEVLRITQEQYPAKATTSIEYRANIPAYPATTRSDKTVVGSELLQPAASYTAGSDPHSTTSGGNGVVIGTDLTNFLAQSIPGGAATVYDSLGKATSVDLRWAKVSNVSAGPPAVADTWNLFVAENTSATGATVAYRNANQNITFDSTGQMTAPASGNILLPTMTIAGTTITGISLTTGGTGLTQNGDVSGQIDARSIRQDGYTAGTLDRVSISAQGQVIGTFSNGQVKALAQIATARFNAGNALKRLDGGAFEETIESGAPIVGLGTSDLIGGNVEQSNTDIADEFSKMIVTQQAYSANTKVITTAQDMLRDVFAIIR, from the coding sequence ATGGGTGTTTTCAGTGCGTTGACGACGGCGGTGTCGGGTCTTCAGGCGCAGTCCTACGCGCTGGAAAACATTTCCGGCAACATCGCCAACTCGCGGACGGCCGGGTTCAAGCGCGTCGATACGACCTTCTCCGACCTGATCCCCGATTCGGCGCTGAACCGCCAGATCGCCGGCTCGGTCGCGGCCTACAGCCAGGCCACCACGACGATCCAGGGCGATCTCTCGGCGACCAAGATCGACACCAATGCGGCGATCAATGGCGACGGCTTCTTCGTCGTCGACCAGCGCCAGAGCGGGCTCGGCACCAACACGACCTTCACCAATGCGAACCTCTATACACGCCGCGGCGATTTCGACTTCGACGCCAATGGCTATCTCGTCAACGGCGCCGGCTACTTTTTGAAGGGCCAGAAGATCGATACCGTCACCGGGCAGGTGGTCGGCAGCCAGCCCGAAGTGCTGCGCATCACGCAGGAGCAATATCCGGCGAAAGCGACGACCTCGATCGAATACCGCGCCAATATCCCGGCCTACCCAGCGACGACGCGCTCCGACAAAACCGTCGTGGGCTCTGAATTGCTTCAGCCGGCGGCCTCATATACTGCTGGATCGGATCCGCATTCGACGACATCGGGCGGCAACGGCGTCGTCATCGGAACCGACCTGACCAACTTCCTGGCCCAATCGATCCCTGGCGGTGCGGCGACGGTCTATGACTCGCTCGGCAAGGCCACGAGTGTCGATTTGCGCTGGGCCAAGGTGTCGAATGTCTCCGCCGGCCCGCCGGCCGTCGCCGATACCTGGAACCTGTTCGTGGCCGAGAACACCAGCGCGACGGGCGCGACGGTGGCCTACCGCAACGCCAACCAGAACATCACCTTCGACAGCACCGGCCAAATGACGGCGCCTGCGAGCGGCAACATCCTTTTGCCGACCATGACGATCGCGGGCACCACGATCACCGGCATCAGCCTGACGACCGGCGGCACTGGCCTGACCCAGAATGGCGATGTCAGCGGCCAGATCGATGCCCGCAGCATCCGCCAGGACGGTTACACGGCCGGTACTTTGGATCGCGTCTCGATCTCGGCTCAAGGGCAAGTGATCGGCACCTTCAGCAACGGTCAGGTCAAGGCGCTGGCGCAGATTGCGACCGCCCGCTTCAACGCCGGCAATGCGCTGAAGCGGCTGGATGGCGGCGCCTTCGAGGAGACGATCGAGTCCGGCGCACCGATCGTCGGCCTCGGCACCTCCGATCTCATCGGCGGCAATGTCGAGCAGTCCAACACCGATATCGCCGACGAATTCTCGAAGATGATCGTCACCCAGCAGGCCTATTCGGCCAACACCAAGGTGATCACCACGGCGCAGGACATGCTGCGCGACGTGTTCGCCATCATCCGCTGA
- the flbT gene encoding flagellar biosynthesis repressor FlbT gives MALKVELKPNERIIIGQVVIRNDEQRTRFFIEGDAPILREKDILTAANADSPAKKIYLALQLMYLAQDPTHGHQTYFELVREFVQAAPSSLPHIHEINNCILSSDLYKALKAAKKLIAYEAELIENATRV, from the coding sequence ATGGCCCTCAAGGTCGAACTCAAGCCCAATGAGCGCATCATCATCGGCCAGGTGGTGATCCGCAATGACGAGCAGCGCACGCGCTTCTTCATCGAGGGCGATGCGCCGATCCTGCGTGAGAAAGACATTCTGACGGCAGCCAATGCCGACAGCCCGGCCAAGAAGATCTATCTCGCCCTCCAGCTGATGTATCTGGCGCAGGATCCGACGCATGGACACCAGACTTATTTCGAGCTGGTGCGCGAGTTCGTCCAGGCGGCGCCGAGCTCTCTGCCGCATATTCACGAGATCAATAACTGCATCTTAAGCAGCGATCTCTACAAAGCCCTGAAGGCAGCAAAAAAGCTGATCGCCTACGAAGCGGAACTCATCGAGAATGCAACACGGGTTTAA
- a CDS encoding YcjF family protein has protein sequence MTGKAPRAIRLDPQPPEAAGDGIIGDTNVAILAESEPFDAAEPAAVPVARRRFSWGTVFVAGLSGFLTLAVGVWVENTVTALMTQNPVLGYAALACAGFAALALLVMLARVLRDILRERKVEVLRLRATALLAGGSTDEAKAIAGELKALYASRAETAKGRAALDEALPQLFAARDVLAIAERSLMAPLDSAAQALIAQAARRVSLVTAVSPRALVDIVFVLVACARLLRAIAGIYAGRPGALGLLRLARQVLGHLVVTGGIAAGDAVIQQVVGQGLAARLSAKLGEGVLNGLLTARIGLAALAVCRPLPFVEARPPSLSDVAGDLSGWRSSGTES, from the coding sequence ATGACGGGCAAGGCCCCCCGCGCGATCCGGCTCGATCCGCAGCCGCCGGAGGCGGCTGGTGACGGCATTATCGGGGACACCAATGTCGCCATCCTGGCCGAGAGCGAGCCGTTCGATGCCGCCGAGCCGGCGGCCGTTCCCGTGGCGCGGCGGCGCTTCTCCTGGGGAACCGTATTCGTCGCCGGCCTGTCAGGCTTCCTGACGCTCGCGGTCGGGGTTTGGGTGGAGAACACCGTCACTGCGCTGATGACGCAGAATCCGGTGCTCGGCTATGCGGCGCTGGCTTGCGCCGGCTTCGCCGCGCTTGCGCTGCTGGTGATGCTCGCCCGCGTCCTGCGCGACATCCTGCGCGAGCGCAAGGTCGAGGTGCTGCGCCTGCGCGCGACGGCTCTTCTCGCTGGCGGCAGCACTGACGAGGCCAAGGCGATCGCCGGCGAGCTCAAGGCGCTTTACGCTTCGCGCGCTGAGACGGCCAAGGGCCGTGCCGCGCTCGACGAGGCGCTGCCGCAGCTCTTTGCGGCGCGCGACGTGCTGGCCATCGCCGAGCGCAGCCTGATGGCGCCGCTCGACAGCGCCGCCCAGGCGCTGATCGCGCAGGCGGCGCGGCGGGTTTCGCTGGTCACGGCGGTGAGCCCGCGCGCGCTGGTCGACATCGTCTTCGTGCTCGTCGCCTGCGCGAGGCTGCTGCGCGCGATCGCCGGCATCTATGCCGGCAGGCCCGGCGCGCTCGGCCTGTTGCGGCTGGCGCGGCAGGTGCTGGGCCATCTCGTCGTCACCGGCGGCATCGCCGCGGGCGACGCCGTGATCCAGCAGGTGGTGGGGCAGGGGCTCGCGGCCAGGCTCTCGGCCAAGCTGGGCGAAGGCGTGCTGAATGGACTTTTGACCGCCCGCATCGGGCTGGCGGCACTGGCGGTCTGCCGGCCGCTGCCTTTCGTCGAGGCGCGACCGCCATCCTTGTCGGATGTCGCCGGCGATTTGTCGGGTTGGCGCAGTAGCGGGACCGAAAGCTGA